One Faecalicatena sp. Marseille-Q4148 DNA window includes the following coding sequences:
- a CDS encoding ABC transporter permease, with product MSEKNSNISPELWAPLEQDEKNAEKMERPSLTFLQDGWRRLKSNKIAILSLVVIIVLTIGAIFIPMFWKYDYKTQDLELANIPVVMKVYPLENGKNIYVTPQYTVIVVDEKGNLEGLAETKNKDMAAKKNYFDVEGSEICVDYSTYSEASKEFKKIEKKAAKKGLDKIDIKGITYLEEYFAGTDTTEVTVEEAKNILENKIQRTVVSCDGEELTNQEKLRNKTYLLGTDGLGRDLFIRIVYGARISLLVGFFAAFINFVVGVFYGAIAGYFGGAVDNIMMRVIDVLDSIPMTLYVILIMVVVGPGITSIILALGLTFWVKMARIVRGQVLTLKQQEFVKAAIVTGADTKRIIIKHLIPNMMGPIMVNIAMQIPSAIFNEAFLSFVGLGISAPMASWGTLCNDALAGIYVYPYQMVFPAIAISVTILTFNLFSDGLRDAFDPKQRK from the coding sequence ATGAGTGAAAAAAACAGCAATATTTCTCCGGAATTATGGGCTCCATTAGAACAGGATGAAAAAAATGCAGAAAAGATGGAGCGTCCAAGTCTCACATTTTTGCAAGATGGATGGAGAAGATTAAAATCTAACAAAATAGCGATTTTATCTTTAGTTGTAATTATAGTTCTTACAATTGGAGCTATTTTTATTCCAATGTTCTGGAAATATGATTATAAAACGCAGGACTTGGAATTAGCCAATATTCCGGTTGTGATGAAAGTATATCCTTTAGAAAATGGAAAAAATATATATGTAACACCGCAATATACGGTTATTGTAGTGGATGAAAAAGGAAATCTTGAGGGACTTGCAGAAACAAAGAATAAGGACATGGCAGCAAAGAAAAACTATTTCGATGTTGAAGGAAGTGAAATTTGTGTCGATTACAGTACCTATTCAGAAGCAAGTAAAGAATTCAAAAAAATAGAAAAGAAAGCAGCAAAAAAAGGTTTAGATAAAATCGATATCAAAGGAATTACATATTTAGAAGAATATTTTGCAGGAACTGACACAACAGAAGTTACTGTAGAAGAAGCGAAAAATATTCTGGAAAATAAAATTCAGCGTACAGTAGTTTCCTGTGATGGAGAGGAACTTACAAACCAGGAGAAACTTAGAAATAAAACATATTTACTTGGAACAGATGGTCTTGGGCGTGATTTATTTATTCGTATCGTATATGGAGCACGTATTTCACTTCTTGTTGGATTCTTTGCAGCATTCATCAACTTTGTTGTAGGAGTTTTTTATGGTGCAATTGCCGGTTATTTTGGCGGAGCAGTTGATAATATTATGATGCGCGTGATCGATGTATTAGACTCTATTCCAATGACGCTTTATGTTATTTTAATTATGGTTGTAGTTGGTCCTGGTATTACATCTATTATCCTGGCATTAGGATTGACATTCTGGGTAAAAATGGCTCGTATTGTCAGAGGGCAGGTTTTAACTTTGAAACAACAGGAGTTTGTTAAAGCAGCCATTGTGACAGGAGCCGATACAAAACGAATTATTATTAAACATTTGATTCCAAATATGATGGGACCAATTATGGTAAATATCGCAATGCAGATTCCAAGTGCTATTTTTAATGAAGCATTCTTGAGTTTTGTAGGTTTGGGAATTTCAGCGCCAATGGCTTCCTGGGGAACACTTTGTAATGATGCGTTAGCCGGAATTTATGTTTATCCATATCAGATGGTATTCCCGGCGATTGCGATTTCAGTAACTATTTTGACATTTAACTTATTCAGTGATGGTCTGAGAGATGCATTTGATCCAAAACAGCGTAAGTAA
- a CDS encoding ABC transporter permease — protein MLRYVIKRVISAIITIWFIMTLTFILMNAIPGDPFASEKMNDPVIIANMKAKYGLDRPPIEQYGTYLWNYLHGDFGISFMKKGLTTNDIISAGFPYSLTIGIWASGVILIFGVFFGIIAALRQNKFIDRILMILSTLGATIPSFVFATGFLFLFSKILNLVPSYGVNSWKGYIGPVIVSALFSLAYIVRLTRTSTLDVLNQDYIRTARAKGLPEWKVLGKHALRNALLPVVTYIGPMFAALITGSFVVEKVFGIPGIGNLFTNSILNRDYTLIMGITVFFSIILVICILVVDILYVLIDPRIKYQ, from the coding sequence ATGCTGAGATATGTGATAAAAAGAGTAATTTCTGCAATTATTACAATTTGGTTCATTATGACGCTGACATTTATTTTGATGAATGCGATTCCTGGTGATCCATTTGCCAGTGAGAAGATGAATGATCCGGTGATTATTGCAAATATGAAAGCAAAATACGGACTTGACAGACCACCAATTGAACAGTACGGAACATATTTATGGAATTATCTGCATGGTGATTTTGGTATTTCATTTATGAAAAAAGGACTTACAACGAATGATATTATTTCAGCAGGATTTCCGTATTCGTTAACAATAGGTATTTGGGCGTCTGGAGTCATTTTGATATTTGGAGTGTTTTTTGGAATTATTGCAGCTTTGCGACAGAATAAGTTTATAGACAGGATATTGATGATACTATCGACATTGGGAGCTACCATCCCGAGTTTTGTATTTGCGACAGGATTTCTGTTTTTATTCAGTAAAATATTAAATTTGGTGCCATCTTATGGAGTAAATAGCTGGAAAGGATATATTGGACCGGTTATAGTCAGCGCCCTTTTCTCGCTGGCCTATATTGTTCGTCTTACTAGAACATCAACACTAGATGTTCTGAATCAGGATTATATTCGAACAGCGAGAGCCAAAGGACTTCCGGAGTGGAAGGTGCTTGGAAAACATGCATTAAGAAATGCACTTCTTCCGGTGGTAACTTATATAGGACCGATGTTTGCAGCGTTGATTACAGGATCCTTTGTTGTTGAGAAAGTATTTGGTATTCCGGGAATCGGAAACTTATTTACTAATAGTATTCTTAACAGAGACTACACATTAATTATGGGAATTACAGTATTTTTCTCAATTATACTTGTAATATGTATTTTGGTAGTCGATATTCTGTATGTATTAATTGATCCACGTATTAAATATCAGTAA
- a CDS encoding peptide ABC transporter substrate-binding protein, giving the protein MKKKTLALFLAATLIAGSLAGCGGKKTNEPQNEPAKQEEVQKEEPEESEERYLIWRLSSEPKQWDPTNNSESVSDGIVKQLFEGLTVSTADGFRPGIAEKWDVSEDGKTYTFHLRKDAKWSDGSGVTAKDFEYSWRRMCDPNFASEALQAITDYVVGGQEYFDGTGKYEDIKATAIDDYTFEVVLKNATPFFPQLVANDVYLPVKQEVVEKAGEGWEKKPETAVSNGPFFLEEYQVGSHMLFKKNPHYYAADEVKLPGIKAVIIADDNTAYQAYQAGEVDVMDHLPAEQIPQIVAEDPYVIVGADTGAQFLNFNVDKAPFDNLHVRKAVAMAIDRKQITEQVLKDGSVPASGFIAPTCQKTDGSSFRVMEEDGYPAEEYGINPRQANVEAAQKELAEAGYPNGEGFPEVELAYSNSEKNKRLCEAIQQMLETNLNIKVKLRAEESSVFQSTKSKGDYQMAPGGWTNNPYDASGLIKLFHSQNGNNTCQWRWKEYRGASHDTTLNPGNKAFDEAFDKATASLGEERDNAWVEAEKALMEDVPVTALYYPSFVALVNEDNVENVERTLGNSFMFSHAEIVE; this is encoded by the coding sequence ATGAAAAAGAAAACATTAGCATTGTTTTTGGCGGCAACATTGATTGCTGGTAGTCTTGCGGGGTGCGGTGGTAAGAAAACAAATGAACCACAAAATGAACCTGCTAAGCAAGAAGAGGTTCAGAAAGAAGAACCGGAAGAAAGCGAAGAAAGATATTTGATTTGGAGACTATCTTCTGAGCCGAAACAGTGGGATCCAACAAATAACTCAGAATCTGTTTCGGATGGAATTGTAAAACAGTTATTTGAAGGACTTACAGTATCTACAGCTGATGGATTTAGACCGGGTATTGCAGAAAAATGGGATGTATCAGAAGACGGAAAGACATATACATTTCATTTGAGAAAAGATGCAAAGTGGTCTGACGGAAGTGGTGTTACAGCAAAAGATTTCGAATATTCATGGAGAAGAATGTGTGATCCGAATTTCGCTTCAGAAGCACTTCAGGCTATCACGGACTATGTTGTAGGTGGACAGGAATACTTTGATGGAACAGGAAAATATGAAGATATTAAAGCAACAGCTATTGATGATTATACATTTGAAGTTGTTCTTAAAAATGCAACGCCATTCTTCCCGCAGTTAGTTGCTAATGATGTTTATCTTCCGGTTAAGCAAGAAGTAGTCGAAAAAGCAGGTGAAGGTTGGGAGAAAAAACCAGAAACTGCTGTAAGCAATGGACCTTTCTTCTTAGAAGAATATCAGGTTGGTTCACATATGTTATTTAAGAAAAATCCACATTACTATGCCGCAGATGAAGTAAAACTTCCAGGTATCAAAGCAGTTATTATTGCTGATGATAATACTGCATATCAGGCATATCAGGCGGGAGAAGTAGATGTTATGGATCATCTTCCGGCAGAACAGATTCCTCAGATTGTAGCAGAGGATCCATATGTAATCGTTGGTGCAGATACTGGTGCACAGTTCTTGAACTTTAATGTTGATAAAGCGCCATTCGATAACCTTCATGTAAGAAAAGCAGTTGCAATGGCTATTGATAGAAAACAGATTACAGAACAGGTATTAAAAGACGGTTCTGTACCGGCAAGCGGATTTATTGCTCCAACTTGTCAGAAGACAGATGGTTCTTCTTTCCGTGTAATGGAAGAAGATGGTTATCCGGCAGAGGAATATGGTATTAACCCACGTCAGGCTAATGTGGAAGCAGCTCAGAAAGAACTTGCAGAAGCTGGTTATCCAAATGGAGAAGGCTTCCCGGAAGTAGAACTTGCATATTCTAACAGTGAAAAGAATAAGAGACTCTGTGAAGCGATTCAGCAGATGTTGGAAACAAATTTAAATATTAAAGTAAAACTTCGTGCAGAAGAGTCCAGTGTATTCCAATCTACAAAGAGCAAAGGTGATTACCAGATGGCTCCTGGTGGATGGACAAATAATCCGTATGATGCTAGTGGACTGATTAAACTGTTCCATTCTCAGAACGGAAATAATACATGCCAGTGGAGATGGAAAGAGTACAGAGGTGCTTCTCATGATACAACATTAAATCCAGGAAATAAAGCATTTGACGAAGCATTTGATAAAGCAACGGCATCATTGGGTGAGGAAAGAGATAATGCATGGGTGGAAGCAGAGAAAGCTCTTATGGAAGATGTACCTGTAACTGCGCTTTATTATCCATCTTTCGTAGCTCTTGTAAACGAAGATAACGTAGAAAATGTTGAACGTACATTAGGCAATTCATTTATGTTCAGCCACGCAGAAATCGTTGAGTAG
- a CDS encoding M55 family metallopeptidase, giving the protein MKIYISIDMEGMAGITSPSQEREEVPSFRRALHNQVRWIIEGIQASSRNDEVEEITISDSHGNGTNLSYDELCQMDERISLVSGSPRRQFMMSCLDETYDVVFLAGYHAGPGEGFANMDHSFYGKVVSSLKINGIYMNESTTNAALAASYKVPVGLVIGDSGLYKQLIEKEMMPWVKFVTTKEALSRYAAKFPPQKVLREETISAVKEVLASDLKSIPLYEVTTPITLGFEFKSTGMTDTVAQIPHMKRLSGTEVEITCSDMHELECGISAITGLAGTSN; this is encoded by the coding sequence CTGAAAATCTATATTTCTATCGACATGGAAGGAATGGCAGGTATTACCTCTCCTTCTCAGGAACGCGAAGAAGTTCCTTCTTTTCGACGTGCTCTGCATAATCAGGTGCGTTGGATTATCGAGGGAATTCAGGCTTCTTCCAGAAATGATGAAGTAGAAGAAATTACTATTTCCGATTCTCACGGAAATGGAACAAATCTTTCTTATGATGAACTTTGCCAAATGGACGAACGTATCAGCTTAGTTAGTGGTTCTCCAAGAAGACAGTTTATGATGTCATGTCTGGATGAAACTTATGATGTTGTTTTTCTCGCAGGTTACCATGCAGGTCCTGGGGAAGGTTTTGCTAATATGGATCACAGTTTCTATGGAAAAGTTGTCTCCAGTCTTAAAATCAACGGAATATATATGAACGAAAGCACAACAAACGCAGCATTAGCTGCTTCCTACAAAGTTCCTGTTGGTCTTGTCATCGGAGATTCCGGTCTTTACAAACAACTTATTGAAAAAGAAATGATGCCATGGGTTAAATTTGTCACTACAAAAGAAGCTTTATCCCGCTATGCGGCAAAATTTCCGCCACAAAAAGTCCTGAGAGAAGAAACCATTTCAGCAGTAAAAGAAGTTCTTGCTTCTGATTTAAAATCTATTCCTTTATATGAAGTAACAACTCCTATCACTCTTGGATTTGAATTTAAATCAACCGGAATGACAGACACCGTTGCACAGATACCGCACATGAAACGTTTAAGCGGTACGGAAGTGGAAATCACTTGCAGCGATATGCACGAATTAGAATGCGGTATTTCCGCTATTACCGGTCTCGCCGGAACATCGAACTAA
- a CDS encoding pyridoxal phosphate-dependent aminotransferase, whose product MGKYNFDEVIDRHGTACNKWEYNIPEGVLPMWVADMDFAAAPEIREAMQKRLDHPVYGYTHHSKELKDAIVSWVSRRYHWDIQSEWLGFSPGVVPALVMSLLSLTTPGDRVVIMTPVYHPFYSSIEENGRVIINHQLDCDENGRYSINFDRLEAQIDNRCKAIMMCNPHNPAGRVWTKEELLKVSEIAERHELYIISDEIHADFVYGGKHHTPMASVSEYAMNHTITAFAPSKTFNVAGLCQSYVVIPNKKLFNAYNATYNAFDLGDNIFGMTALTAAYTKGEEWLEEMLQYLEANRDFTVKYIEENIPEINIWSPEGTYLLWLDCAKLNLENDDLNQFFLEKAKVKMNPGYRFGAQCSTYMRLNIGCPRAQLQEALARIEKAIKNR is encoded by the coding sequence ATGGGAAAATATAATTTTGATGAAGTAATCGATAGGCATGGTACAGCATGTAATAAATGGGAATATAATATTCCTGAAGGCGTTTTACCAATGTGGGTTGCAGACATGGATTTCGCGGCAGCTCCTGAGATTCGCGAAGCAATGCAGAAACGTTTAGATCACCCGGTTTATGGATATACACATCACAGTAAAGAATTAAAAGATGCTATCGTATCCTGGGTAAGCAGACGCTATCACTGGGATATCCAGAGTGAATGGTTAGGTTTTAGCCCTGGTGTTGTTCCTGCCCTCGTTATGAGTCTTTTATCTCTTACAACACCTGGCGATCGTGTAGTAATTATGACCCCTGTTTACCATCCATTCTATTCTTCTATTGAAGAAAATGGACGTGTCATCATTAATCATCAGTTAGACTGTGACGAAAACGGACGCTATTCTATCAACTTCGACCGTTTAGAAGCGCAGATTGATAATCGCTGCAAAGCAATTATGATGTGCAACCCTCACAATCCTGCCGGTCGCGTATGGACAAAAGAAGAGCTTCTGAAAGTTTCAGAAATCGCTGAACGTCATGAACTTTATATCATCTCAGATGAAATTCATGCAGATTTTGTGTACGGCGGAAAACACCACACACCTATGGCCTCTGTGTCCGAATATGCAATGAACCATACAATTACTGCTTTTGCACCAAGCAAAACTTTTAATGTTGCCGGTTTATGCCAATCTTATGTTGTCATTCCTAATAAGAAATTATTCAACGCTTATAATGCAACTTACAATGCATTTGATTTGGGCGATAACATTTTCGGAATGACCGCTCTTACTGCTGCATATACAAAAGGCGAAGAATGGCTTGAAGAAATGCTTCAGTATCTTGAAGCCAACAGGGATTTTACAGTGAAATATATCGAAGAAAATATTCCGGAAATCAACATCTGGTCACCGGAAGGAACTTATTTATTGTGGCTCGATTGTGCAAAACTAAATTTGGAAAATGATGACTTAAATCAGTTTTTCTTAGAAAAAGCAAAGGTAAAAATGAATCCTGGTTATCGTTTTGGTGCTCAGTGCAGTACATATATGAGATTAAACATTGGTTGTCCACGCGCGCAGTTGCAGGAAGCACTTGCCCGTATTGAAAAAGCAATTAAAAACCGCTAA
- a CDS encoding helix-turn-helix domain-containing protein has protein sequence MYGNRIREMRKKRGLTLKEVAEATGYTIGHISQIERDLKSPSLTALRKIAACLNCSEVWLIMGDTEANFQSSNNENSSKGTYLVRKENRIPMRIPEIDVSYSIFTPSALPNEQEAQMTGLIVKLKPDTWVTERMISHGNYDESILLLKGELELRMDDSTYTIHEGDSFYIPKNSLHNYLNTSDEEAIMIVYFSQLIY, from the coding sequence ATGTATGGAAACCGAATTCGAGAAATGCGGAAAAAAAGAGGTCTAACGCTTAAGGAAGTAGCTGAGGCAACTGGATATACGATAGGACATATCTCACAAATTGAACGTGATTTAAAATCGCCTTCGTTAACAGCGCTTAGAAAAATTGCTGCCTGCCTGAACTGCTCGGAAGTATGGCTTATCATGGGGGATACCGAAGCCAACTTCCAATCATCTAATAATGAGAATTCTTCAAAAGGAACTTACTTAGTTCGAAAAGAAAATAGAATACCAATGCGAATACCGGAAATCGATGTTTCCTATTCTATCTTTACACCGTCTGCACTTCCAAATGAACAGGAAGCACAAATGACCGGATTAATTGTAAAGCTAAAACCTGATACCTGGGTTACTGAGCGTATGATTTCACATGGTAATTATGATGAGAGTATCCTGCTCCTAAAAGGGGAACTGGAACTTCGTATGGATGACAGCACTTATACTATTCATGAAGGGGATAGTTTTTATATCCCTAAAAACAGTTTGCATAACTACTTAAATACGTCAGATGAAGAAGCGATCATGATCGTTTACTTCTCTCAATTAATTTATTAA
- a CDS encoding membrane dipeptidase gives MKYIIDGHFDLLSDVAVRRKNGEHNVIERLYYPSFKKGNVTGVVASLFVDSQYLPYGGLSIAMEQIAALHCEINESPDLLMLCTSAEDFRKAASTNKVGILLSFEGSEPISSCLMLHTFYAAGVRGLGLTWSRRNMAADGCDFTGTLKKGGLTSFGIDLVKEAEALNMIIDLSHLSDEGVDDILSITSCPVIASHSNARAIAHNNRNLKDSHLKEIAKRGGVVGLNGCSIINADPGSTPDRKQMISHLDHMFSVMGEQHVGLGFDFCDIFLKSSSAGDLSKMPEYPFDILSGGHKDIPGFLQDLKNHNYSDERISLLAGKNWLQAFEKILKN, from the coding sequence ATGAAATATATTATAGATGGACATTTTGATTTGCTAAGTGATGTAGCTGTACGCCGAAAAAACGGAGAACATAATGTCATTGAAAGATTATATTATCCTTCTTTCAAGAAAGGGAATGTCACTGGAGTTGTTGCTTCTCTTTTTGTGGATAGTCAGTATCTCCCTTATGGCGGTCTTTCCATAGCAATGGAACAGATTGCTGCTCTTCATTGTGAAATTAATGAAAGCCCAGATCTTCTCATGCTCTGTACAAGTGCAGAAGATTTTAGAAAAGCTGCTTCCACTAATAAAGTTGGAATCCTTCTCTCTTTTGAAGGCTCAGAACCGATTTCTTCCTGCCTGATGCTGCACACATTTTATGCCGCAGGTGTAAGAGGTCTCGGACTCACATGGAGCAGACGAAATATGGCAGCTGACGGTTGTGATTTCACAGGCACTCTAAAAAAAGGCGGATTGACCAGTTTCGGAATAGATCTTGTAAAGGAAGCAGAAGCTTTAAATATGATCATTGATCTCAGCCATTTAAGCGATGAAGGCGTAGATGATATATTATCAATTACATCATGCCCTGTAATTGCATCTCATTCAAATGCACGTGCAATTGCTCATAATAATAGAAATCTGAAAGATTCTCACTTAAAAGAAATTGCCAAACGCGGCGGAGTTGTCGGCTTAAATGGGTGCAGCATCATCAATGCTGATCCTGGCAGTACCCCTGACCGAAAACAGATGATTTCACACTTAGATCATATGTTTAGCGTCATGGGGGAACAGCATGTAGGACTCGGCTTTGATTTCTGCGACATTTTCCTTAAAAGCAGTTCTGCCGGAGATCTTTCAAAAATGCCTGAATATCCATTTGATATTCTTTCCGGCGGACACAAAGATATTCCTGGCTTTCTGCAGGATTTAAAAAATCATAATTATTCCGACGAGCGTATTTCTTTGCTCGCAGGCAAAAACTGGCTTCAGGCATTTGAAAAAATACTAAAAAATTAA
- a CDS encoding beta-lactamase family protein — translation MNSDMTKQLDQLFCMWNRGLCPGAQVLIRQHGETLYEKCFGYGNIENELKIHTNSIFHVASISKEFTVMAILLLWKDSKLDLDDDIRKYLDEYINIETPITVRQMMNNVSGLRDQWELLFLRGITINDQITMNDINTTVRLQKNLNFDPQSQYLYSNTGFHLLALIVEKLSGMSFPQFVKERIFIPLGMTHSFVRESFTQIVPNLVYSYQDDGDGNFYYNPLNYALYGPTSVNTCASDLCKVLDEYIHPNIIAPEIIELMKKPAILNNGNPAEYCGGLMTHKLHGMDVFGHGGADAAYRGQIICIPQEELEIILISNTTTYPMAKLADKAACIVLGLPDCTEPLIPEHSTIPAYGGLFLTSLPDDPVFVDISVQDDKFFMKREWCYTELVKEEDGGYRVGTLDEKIYFTEDGILYRLPSRVMKLFSATPANPSLFQEGSYYNAETDSHITLVKTNTTCEIHMLRYGKAILYTTLSGEIAYKVDANLVMYVKPENNTLTMDGSRVKHIQYQKQ, via the coding sequence ATGAATTCAGATATGACAAAACAATTAGATCAACTTTTTTGCATGTGGAATCGTGGTTTATGTCCTGGTGCTCAGGTACTAATTCGTCAACATGGCGAAACACTTTATGAAAAATGCTTCGGATACGGAAATATCGAAAATGAACTAAAAATACATACAAATAGTATTTTTCACGTTGCATCTATTTCAAAAGAATTTACTGTTATGGCTATTCTTCTTCTCTGGAAAGATAGTAAACTTGATTTAGACGATGATATTAGAAAATACCTTGATGAATATATTAATATTGAAACACCGATTACAGTACGTCAGATGATGAACAATGTCAGTGGATTGCGTGACCAGTGGGAACTCCTATTTTTACGTGGCATTACAATCAATGATCAGATTACAATGAACGATATCAATACTACTGTACGTCTTCAGAAAAACCTGAACTTTGATCCGCAGTCACAATATTTGTACAGCAACACAGGGTTTCATTTGCTTGCTTTAATTGTTGAAAAGTTATCCGGCATGAGCTTTCCGCAATTTGTAAAAGAACGCATTTTCATTCCTCTCGGAATGACACATTCTTTCGTTCGTGAAAGCTTTACACAGATTGTTCCAAATCTTGTATATTCTTATCAAGACGATGGAGATGGTAACTTCTACTATAACCCATTAAATTATGCACTATATGGACCTACATCCGTTAATACATGTGCTTCCGATCTTTGTAAAGTATTAGATGAATATATTCACCCGAATATAATCGCCCCGGAAATCATCGAATTGATGAAAAAACCAGCAATCCTAAACAATGGCAATCCTGCTGAATACTGTGGCGGATTGATGACACATAAGCTTCACGGAATGGATGTATTTGGACATGGAGGTGCAGATGCTGCATATCGTGGACAAATTATCTGTATTCCGCAAGAAGAATTGGAAATTATCCTTATCAGCAATACGACCACTTATCCCATGGCTAAGTTGGCTGACAAAGCTGCCTGCATTGTTCTCGGACTGCCTGATTGTACGGAACCTCTTATTCCTGAGCATTCCACAATTCCTGCTTATGGCGGCTTATTCCTGACCTCTTTACCTGATGATCCTGTTTTTGTTGATATTTCTGTACAAGACGATAAATTTTTTATGAAAAGAGAATGGTGTTACACAGAACTGGTCAAAGAAGAAGATGGCGGCTATCGAGTAGGAACGTTAGATGAAAAAATCTATTTTACAGAAGACGGAATTTTATACAGACTTCCAAGCCGTGTAATGAAGCTATTTTCTGCTACTCCGGCAAATCCATCCCTTTTCCAAGAAGGAAGTTACTATAACGCTGAAACCGACTCGCATATAACACTGGTAAAAACAAATACTACTTGTGAGATTCATATGCTTCGTTATGGAAAAGCAATTCTTTATACCACTTTATCTGGCGAAATTGCATATAAAGTGGATGCTAATTTAGTTATGTATGTAAAACCAGAAAATAATACACTTACAATGGATGGATCACGAGTAAAACATATTCAATATCAGAAGCAGTAA